From the genome of Amycolatopsis camponoti:
GCGGCGAGCATCGCGATCGACGTCGGGAAGATCGCCGCGGCGCCGATGCCGGAAACCACCTGACCGGTGATGAGCACGCCGGTGCCGCCGCTGGGCGTGAAGAAGCCGAGCAGCCCGCCCACGGCCATCAGCGCGGCGCCGATGGCCAGCAGGCGCTTGCGTCCGAAGAGGTCACCGACCACGCCGAAGGACAGTTCCAGCAGGGTCACCGGCACCAGGAAGGCGTCGGAGATCCAGGTCAGCGTCGTCGACGAAGTGTGCAGGTCCTGGTTGATGAACCCGTTGATGACGGCGGGGATGGACAGGCCGATCTGCGCGACCGCGACGGCGGCCGCCGCGGCCACCAAGGTGCCGCGCCGCAGCTCCGCGGGCGCTGACGGGCCGGATGACGCGACAGTCTCACTCACGATTGTGAAGCAAACCACACCGAAAACCAGATGTACAGGTTTCCTGACTATTGCGTGGAGGCCGGCCCCGGCTCCACCCGCTCCTCGCGCAGCGCGCGCCGGCACAGCTCCAGCGAGTGGTGCAGTTCGCTCGCCTGATCGTCGGATAGCAACGAGACCATGCGGTCCTGCAACGCGGCCACCTGGGGCCGCAGGCGATCGAGCAGCCGCTGGCCGGCGGGCGTCAGGGCGATGACGAGGCGGCGGCGGTCGGCGGGGTCGCGGTGGCGCTCGATCAGCCCGCCGTTCAGCAGCGTCGTCACCATGTCGGCCATGCTCTGGTCGGTGACGAAGGAGTGCCGGGCCAGGCGCGCGGCGGTGAGGTCCGGATGGCGTTCGAGGACGGTCAGGGCGGTGTACTGCAACGTCGTGATGTCCGCCGGCCGGACGAGGGTGTCGAGCTCGGCGCGCACGGACAGCTCGACCTGCTTCATCAGGTACAGCAGAGTCGACGGCGGCTCACCCGAACCGACCTGAGTGTTACCCGTCATGGTCAACCAGGACCTCCCTGATGACCATCGTAGGCGTCGCCCCGGGCGCGCCCGGGCCGACGCGGATCTCACGAAGTCCTGGTCGGCTCGGGGGGCACCGCAACCGGGGACGAAGCCGCGACACGACAGTGGTCACAGCTTCTTGAGCCGGCGCCGGTTGACTGTCAGCACCTCGTCCGACAGGTCCGGGGCGGCGTCGGCGATCGCGCGGGAGAGGATCAGTGCGCCGACCATCTGGCTGAACAGCGCTATCGCGCGCTCGCGGGCTTCGGCGGGAGTGAGGGCGGTGCCGGACTGGCGGGCGCGGTCGAGCAGCATGTCGGTGATGGTGGCGAAGTAACCGTCGAGTCCGCGCCGGTATTCGGCCTGGGCGGCGGCGCCGTGGCGGCCGGCGTCGGCGACGAGCGCGGCCGAGGCGCAGCCGATCTCGGGGTGGTCGCGGTGCTCGGCGTTGACGTACTCGTCGACCATGTCGTCCAGGGCCGCGCGCGCCGAGCGGGGATGCGCTTCGCGGATGGCGTCGAGCGCGCCGAGTGAGTCGGTGAAGCCCTGGTGGAGGACTTCGAGGGCGAGGTCGTCCTTCGAAGCGAAGTGGTTGTAGAACCCGCCGTGCGTCATGCCGGCCGACTTCATCAGCTCTTCGATGCCGATGCCGTCGAAGCCGCGCAGCCGGAACCCGGCACCGGCCGCGTCGACGATCTTCCCGCGGTTGAGCTGCTTCTGCTCCTGCGTGATGCGAGGCACCCTTCGATGATAGTCAACATCAAAGCGAGTGTCCACGGTTGACAGTCAATGATGACGGAGGCAATCATAACTATTGATGTCGATCGACATCAAAGATCGGAGGGAACGGTCGTGAACTTCGGAACCATCGGCGCCGGGACGGTCGCGCAGGCCATCGCCGGCCACCTCGTGGCGGCCGGCCACAAGGTGACGCTCAGCAACAGCCGCGGCCCGGACACACTGCTCGACGTCGTGACCCGGCTGGGGCCGCTCGCGAGCGCGGGCACGGCCGCCGAAGCGGCCGCCGCCGACATGGTCTTCCTCGCCGTGATGTGGCCGCAGGTCGGTGACGCGCTGGCCGGGCTGCCCGCGTGGGACGGCCGCATCCTGGTCGACACCACCAACACCTTCGCCGAGCTCGAGGTCGGGACGGCGGGCGAGTTCGTCGCGCAACGCGCGCCGGGCGCGCGCGTGGTCAAGGCCTTCAACACCCTCTACGCCCAGTACATCGCCGCCGATCCCCGGCACGCGGAAGGACGGCAGCTGCTGTTCTACGCCGGTGACGACGCGGCCGCCAAAGCGGACTTCCACGCAGTCGCCGACGCCATCGGATTCGCGCCGGTCGACGCCGGGACGCTGCGCGAAGGTGGCCGCCTCATGCAGATCGGCGGCCCGCTCTCGGCGCTGCACGCCCTGAAGCAGGCACAGTGAAGGCACTCGCCTACGAGAAAGCGCACGCGCTCGACGCGTTCGCCATCGACCTGGTCGAGGTCGACGAACCTCGGCTACGCGACCGTGACCTGCTGGTCGAGGTCCACGCGATCGGCATCAACCCCGGTGAAGCCGCGATCCGGCGGACCCGCGGCGCCGAGCCCGGCGGGCGGGTCGTCCTCGGCTGGGAGTTCGCCGGAGTGGTCGTCGAGGCCGGGTCCGTGGCCACCGGCTTCGCGATCGGGGACCGGGTGCTGGGCACCGGCGACATCACCCGCGACGGCAGCTGGGCCGAGCGCGTGGCGGTCGACCACCGGGTGGTCGCCAAGATCCCGGACCGGCTCGCGTTCACCGACGCCGCATCGCTGCCCGTCGGGGTTCTCACGGCCTGGGAATCGCTGTTCCGCGACGAGGACACGCTGCTGCCCGGTGTCGGGCGCGTGCTCGTCATCGGCGGAGCCGGCGGCGTCGGGTCGATGGCCACGCAGCTGCTCAAGGCCACGACGCCGGCCTTCGTGATCAGCACGGCCTCGCGGCCCGAGTCGCGGAAGTGGGCGGCGGAGATGGGCGCCGACCTGGTCGTCGACCACCGCGGCGACCTGGCCGGCCAGCTCCGCACGGCGGGGATCGACCACGTCGACCTGGTGTTCTCGACGGCGGGCACCAGCGGCCACCTGGGGGCGATCGTCGAGGTGCTGCGCCCCTTCGGTCACCTGGCCGCCGTCGACCTCGCGGGCCCCTTCGACACGGCGGCCTTCACCGGCAAGTCGCTGTCGCTGCACAGCGAGATGGTGTTCAGCAAGATCGTGGCCGGCGGTGACGTCGCCAGCCAGGGCCGCATCCTCTCCCGGGCGGCGGACGACGTCGCGGCGGGCCTGCTGCGCCCGATCGTCACCACCACGCTCGACGGGCTGACCGCCGAGACCATGAAGACGGCGCACACCCTCGTCGAGAGCGGCCGGACCATCGGGAAGACCGTGGTCCGGGTAACCGCCTGAATCCCCCCAACGAAAGGAATTTCCCGAGATGACAACGGATCTGCTCGACGGTGAGTACGTCCCCGGTGCCGACGCCACCACCCGCGACCAGGTCGAGCTCTACGAGCGCACCGACGGCCGCGAAGGCGCGACGATGGGGGGTGGCCCCGTGGTCGTGGTGACCATGCGCGGCGCCCGGTCGGGCAAACTGCGCAAGGTCGCCCTGATGCGCATCGAGCGTGACGGCGTCTACGCCATCGGCGCGGCGGCCGGCGGCCAGGCTCGCCATCCGAGCTGGTTCCACAACCTCGTGGCGCACCCGACGGTGCAGCTGCAGGACGGTCCCCGACGCCGGCTGATGACCGCCCGGGTGGCCGAAGGCGCGGAGCGGGAGAGCTGGCTGGCCTACACCGACGAGCTCTACCCGTTTTTCGCGGGCCTTCGCGCCCAGGCCGTCGAGGCCGGCGACCGCGAGGTGCCGTTGATCCTGCTCGAACCCGCCGAGAGCTGACCGGACCGGTCACGGGCGCCCGGGCGGTGTTAAACGCACGTCGGGAGAAGCGTTACTCCGACGCCGTCTGGTAACACGTCGGTGTTCCGGGTGAAACGGCCCGGAAATGGCCGGCCGGTGCACTGAGCGGCATGAACTTCGAGCTCGACGGCCGGCACGAGCCGGTGATCGTGGTCGGCGGCGGCCAGGCGGGACTGTCGATGTCCCACTGCCTGGCCTCCGCCGGGGTCGCGCACCTGGTGCTCGAACGTGAGCGCGCGGGGCACGAATGGCGGAGCCGCCGCTGGGACAGTTTCTGCCTGGTCACGCCGAACTGGCAGTGCCGCCTGCCCGGGTTCCCCTATGCGGGTGATGATCCGGACGGGTTCATGGTCCGAGACGAGATCGTCGGCTACCTCGAGGCGTATGTGAAGGAGTCCGACGTCCCGCTGCACGAGGGCGTCGAAGCGACGCGGCTGCGGCAGCTGCCCGGTGGCGGGTTCCGGCTCGCCACCACGGCCGGCGAGCTGACCGCCGACCACGTCGTGCTGGCCACCGGGCCCTACCAGGTGCCGCTGAAGCCGAGGCTGGCCGAGCGGCTGCCCGAGCACGTCGTCCAGCTGCACTCGGCCGAGTACCGCAACCCGGCGCAGTTGCCGGACGGCGAGGTGCTGGTCGTCGGCACCGGGCAGTCCGGCTGTCAGATCGCCGAGGACCTGCACCTGGCCGGGCGCCAGGTGCACCTCGCCGTCGGGTCGGCGCCGCGGGTGGCCCGGCGCTACCGCGGCCGCGACGTCGTCGCGTGGCTCGACGAGATGGGGTACTACGCCCGGGGCATCGACGAGTTCGCCGACGCGGACGCCGTCCGGTTCCGCGCCAACCACTACGTCACCGGCCGCGACGGCGGCCACGACATCGACCTGCGCGCGTTCGCCACGCAGGGCATGCAGCTCTACGGCCGGCTCAATGACGTCCGAAGTGGACAGTTGAGCTTCGCCGACGACCTGCGCCGCAACCTGGACGCCGCCGACGCGGTCTCCGAGGGCATCAAGGACTCGATCGACGCCTTCATCGCGCAACGCGGGATCTCGGCGCCGGGGGAGAAGCGCTACCAGCCGGTGTGGGAACCGCCGGACGGGCCTCGCACCCTCGACGTGGAAGCGCTTTCGGCCGTCGTCTGGAGCACCGGGTTCGGCCGCGACCACCGCTGGATCGACGTCCCGGTGTTCGACGGCCGGGGCTACCCGACCCACCACCGCGGCGTCACCAGCTGCCCCGGCCTGTACTTCCTCGGCCTGCCGTGGCAGCACACCTGGGGCTCGGGGCGGTTCTGCGGCGTCGCCGCGGACGCGGAGTACCTGACCCGGCGGATCACCGGCGGCGGGCGCGGGGACGTCCGGTGGCTCTCCGGCACGCCGGTGAGCACCTACCCGGCCGACGACGACTGGGTCGCGCCGAGGACGGTGGCGTGATGCGGTGGACGAACGACGCCCACCGGCACCTGGGCGTGCTGCCGGCGTATCCGTTCTACGGTGGCCCGCCGGTCGCCCCGGCGATCGGTGCCCGCGCGACGATCGGCGAACTCCTGTCCGACTTGGACCGCGAAGGCACCGAACGCGCGCTGGTGATCCCCAACTACGGCGTCCCGGACCCGGCGATCGCGTTCTCCTTCAACGAACTCTGCGTCGAAGCGGCGGGCAAGGACGACCGGATCAGCGCCGCACTGTGGGTGTCTCCGAGAGCCGAAGACGCCGACCGGACCGACGAGGCGTTGAAGCTGGCGGCCGAGGACGGTGTGCGAGCGCTCAAGCTCAGCTTCCTGCTGGGTGGCAAGGCCTCCGACCCCGCGTGCAAGCCGCAGCTGGACAAGATCTTCGCCACCGCGCGGGAGCACGACCTCGTCGTGCACGTCCACACCTCGCCGGGTGCGGCGTCGGACATCGACGAGGTCGGCAAGCTCGTCGACGCCTACGCCGGCGACGTCAAGCTGCACCTCGTCCACTTCGGCGGCGGGATGAGCGGGCACATCAAGCTCGTCGGCGGCCGCTTCTTCGACTGGATCGCCGCCGGGAAGCAGGTCTACACGGACCTGTCCTGGGCGATCGGCTTCACCCCCCGCTGGCTCGTCGAAGAGATCTCACGCCGGGGCCTCGGCCACGACCGCGTGCTGTTCGCCTCCGACGAGCCGTGGGGCGATCACGAGGGCGAACTCGCCAAGCTGGCCGCCGCGGCCGGCGACGGCGAGCTCGCCGACCTGGTTTTCCGCGGCACGTTCGATGTGCTGTACGGACCGAAGAAAGGGAAATAGACCGATGGCAGAGCTGACCGAGACCGAGAAGACCAGCCTCGACGAGATCCCGCACCCGTCGCTGCCGCAGGGCTCCAACCTGTACGGCGGGACCAAGGTCTTCCCGGACTACCAGGCCGAACCCGGCCAGAGCTACTTCACTCTCGTGCACGGCATCGCGCACGAGTCGTCGGTGAGCTTCGTCGCGATCCTGCAGGCGACCCGCGCGCTGCGGAAGGGCTTCGAAGCCGCGATCTACTTCTACGGCCCGGGTTCGCTGAACTGCCTGGCCACCCGCGGCTTCCCGACCACCGGCAACGCCGCGTTCCCGGGTGAGCTGAACATCAACGACCAGCTCAAGACGTTCATCAGCGAGGGCGGCAAGGCGTACTGCTGCCGCTTCGGGTTGTCGCTGCACGGCGCCCGCGAGGAGGACCTCATCGAGGGCGTCATCCCGACGCACCCCCTCGACGTCCAGGACGCGCTGATCCACTACGCGCGCAAGGGCGCGATCATCAACTCCACCTACATGTTCTAGGGAGCGGTCTGTGCGCGTCGGCATCGAAGAAGACCTGGAAACCCGCGCCGACATCGCCGTCCGCGGAGTGCGTGTGGACGCACCTGTGCAGCGCAGCAAAGGCGCCGGGCCGAGCGACGACGGCCACCTGGTGGTCGACGGTGCCAACGCCACGCTGCCGCTGAACCCCGACAGCCCGTACGCCGTCCGCGACGGCCGGATCTTCCGCGAGACGGTCGATCTCGGCCTGAGCGTCGCGCCGGTCGGCCGGCCGCGGTTCTACGATCTGTCCACAGCGGACGGTGTGCCGTACCGGAAGATCGCTCTGCTGCACGGGAAGGACGTTCTCGCGACGACCGTCGTGCAGACGTGCATCCGGTACACCGAGGACCAGCGCTGCCGGTTCTGCACCATCGAGGAGTCGCTGCGGGCGGGGTCCACAGTGGCCGCGAAGACCCCGCAGCAGCTCGCGGAAGTCGCCGAGGCGGCGGTGC
Proteins encoded in this window:
- a CDS encoding MarR family winged helix-turn-helix transcriptional regulator translates to MTGNTQVGSGEPPSTLLYLMKQVELSVRAELDTLVRPADITTLQYTALTVLERHPDLTAARLARHSFVTDQSMADMVTTLLNGGLIERHRDPADRRRLVIALTPAGQRLLDRLRPQVAALQDRMVSLLSDDQASELHHSLELCRRALREERVEPGPASTQ
- a CDS encoding zinc-binding alcohol dehydrogenase family protein; the encoded protein is MKALAYEKAHALDAFAIDLVEVDEPRLRDRDLLVEVHAIGINPGEAAIRRTRGAEPGGRVVLGWEFAGVVVEAGSVATGFAIGDRVLGTGDITRDGSWAERVAVDHRVVAKIPDRLAFTDAASLPVGVLTAWESLFRDEDTLLPGVGRVLVIGGAGGVGSMATQLLKATTPAFVISTASRPESRKWAAEMGADLVVDHRGDLAGQLRTAGIDHVDLVFSTAGTSGHLGAIVEVLRPFGHLAAVDLAGPFDTAAFTGKSLSLHSEMVFSKIVAGGDVASQGRILSRAADDVAAGLLRPIVTTTLDGLTAETMKTAHTLVESGRTIGKTVVRVTA
- a CDS encoding MSMEG_0572/Sll0783 family nitrogen starvation response protein, encoding MAELTETEKTSLDEIPHPSLPQGSNLYGGTKVFPDYQAEPGQSYFTLVHGIAHESSVSFVAILQATRALRKGFEAAIYFYGPGSLNCLATRGFPTTGNAAFPGELNINDQLKTFISEGGKAYCCRFGLSLHGAREEDLIEGVIPTHPLDVQDALIHYARKGAIINSTYMF
- a CDS encoding NADPH-dependent F420 reductase gives rise to the protein MNFGTIGAGTVAQAIAGHLVAAGHKVTLSNSRGPDTLLDVVTRLGPLASAGTAAEAAAADMVFLAVMWPQVGDALAGLPAWDGRILVDTTNTFAELEVGTAGEFVAQRAPGARVVKAFNTLYAQYIAADPRHAEGRQLLFYAGDDAAAKADFHAVADAIGFAPVDAGTLREGGRLMQIGGPLSALHALKQAQ
- a CDS encoding MSMEG_0569 family flavin-dependent oxidoreductase is translated as MNFELDGRHEPVIVVGGGQAGLSMSHCLASAGVAHLVLERERAGHEWRSRRWDSFCLVTPNWQCRLPGFPYAGDDPDGFMVRDEIVGYLEAYVKESDVPLHEGVEATRLRQLPGGGFRLATTAGELTADHVVLATGPYQVPLKPRLAERLPEHVVQLHSAEYRNPAQLPDGEVLVVGTGQSGCQIAEDLHLAGRQVHLAVGSAPRVARRYRGRDVVAWLDEMGYYARGIDEFADADAVRFRANHYVTGRDGGHDIDLRAFATQGMQLYGRLNDVRSGQLSFADDLRRNLDAADAVSEGIKDSIDAFIAQRGISAPGEKRYQPVWEPPDGPRTLDVEALSAVVWSTGFGRDHRWIDVPVFDGRGYPTHHRGVTSCPGLYFLGLPWQHTWGSGRFCGVAADAEYLTRRITGGGRGDVRWLSGTPVSTYPADDDWVAPRTVA
- a CDS encoding TetR/AcrR family transcriptional regulator, whose amino-acid sequence is MPRITQEQKQLNRGKIVDAAGAGFRLRGFDGIGIEELMKSAGMTHGGFYNHFASKDDLALEVLHQGFTDSLGALDAIREAHPRSARAALDDMVDEYVNAEHRDHPEIGCASAALVADAGRHGAAAQAEYRRGLDGYFATITDMLLDRARQSGTALTPAEARERAIALFSQMVGALILSRAIADAAPDLSDEVLTVNRRRLKKL
- a CDS encoding nitroreductase/quinone reductase family protein — protein: MTTDLLDGEYVPGADATTRDQVELYERTDGREGATMGGGPVVVVTMRGARSGKLRKVALMRIERDGVYAIGAAAGGQARHPSWFHNLVAHPTVQLQDGPRRRLMTARVAEGAERESWLAYTDELYPFFAGLRAQAVEAGDREVPLILLEPAES
- a CDS encoding amidohydrolase family protein is translated as MRWTNDAHRHLGVLPAYPFYGGPPVAPAIGARATIGELLSDLDREGTERALVIPNYGVPDPAIAFSFNELCVEAAGKDDRISAALWVSPRAEDADRTDEALKLAAEDGVRALKLSFLLGGKASDPACKPQLDKIFATAREHDLVVHVHTSPGAASDIDEVGKLVDAYAGDVKLHLVHFGGGMSGHIKLVGGRFFDWIAAGKQVYTDLSWAIGFTPRWLVEEISRRGLGHDRVLFASDEPWGDHEGELAKLAAAAGDGELADLVFRGTFDVLYGPKKGK